GCTCTTCGGCCGATTGCCGGGCGAGCGCCTGTTCGCGTTCCGCGACGCCTTCTTCCTGCTGAAGACGCAGCTTCTTCACCATCACCTGACCGGTGCGCGGCATGAACGCGACCTTGCGCGGATGCTTGCCTTCCAAGTCCTCGGCGACGATGCGGATTTTTTCGAGCGCAAGGTAACGGCGCACGAACTCGGAGTTGCGGTCGCCGATGTTCATCGTCGTCATACCGGCCAGCACGGCCGCCCCGCCGAACACCTTCGCTTCGAAGCGCTCGCGCCGTCCACCCGCCTTGATCAGCTCGTTGATCAGCACTTCCATGGCGTACGCGCCGTAGCGCATCGAGTCGGACGCGGCTTGCGCGACGTCTGCGCCATCGTCGGGCAGCATGAAGTGATTCATGCCGCCGATGCCCGCCGTGCGGTCCTGGATGCAGGCCGCCACGCACGAGCCGAGCACGGTGACGAGCACCATGTCTTCGCTCGTCGTGTAGAACTCGTTCGGCAACAGCTTCACGCCGGGGCGCTGGAAGTGATTGTCGTAATACAGGTTGGTTGCGATCGGCAGGGTGCTGCTCATGCTGGCACCCCGCTCGTTGCACGTTGCGCCGCACGGCCGGCAGCCGTCGCGGTGCCGCCATCGCGTGTCAGTTCATAGACGGTCTGTCCGCGCAGACGGAACGCCTGCGTGACGTAGGTGAAGTTTTCCGAATGCCCGGCGAACAGCAGGCCGCCCGGCTTCACGAGCGGCTCGAAGCGCGACAGCACCTGCCCCTGCGTCGGCTTGTCGAAGTAAATCATCACGTTGCGGCAGAAGATCGCGTCGAACTGCGTGTTCAGCCGGTAATCGCGATCCGTCAGGTTCAGTTGTTCGAAGCGGATCATCGCGCGCACTTCGGGACGCACCTTCACCATGCCCGCGTGCGCGCCCGTACCCTTCAGAAAGAAGCGCTTGAGCCGTTCCGGCGACAGATGCTTGACCTGGTCGAACTGGTACATGCCCGCTTCGCCCTTCGCGAGCACCTGCGTGTCGATGTCGGTGGCGAGCACCGTCGCCTGGCGCGCGGCATGGTCGCCGAGCGCTTCGATCAGCGTCATCGCGATCGAATACGGCTCCTCGCCCGTCGATGCCGCCGAGCACCACACCGACACGGGCGCCGGCCGGCGCGCAACGAAGTCCGCGAGGATCGGAAAGTGATGCGCTTCGCGAAAGAACGCGGTGAGGTTGGTCGTGAGCGCGTTCGTGAAGGCTTCCCACTCGGCGGGATCGTTGTCCGCCTCGAGCATGTCGAGATACTGGCGGAACGAGTCGAGCCCGCGCGCCCGCAGCCGCCGGGCGAGACGGCTGTACGCCATGTCGCGCTTGTGGTCGGACAGCGAAATGCCTGCGCTGCGATGAATCAGTTCACGAATCCGCGCGAAATCCGCCGAAGTGAACTCGAAGTCGCGTGCCTGTTCGCCGGATCTTCCCGGCTCTGCCCGCTCAGGGCGTGATTGCGCGCGCGTTGCCATCATGATGTCTTCCGTCTGCCATAAGGAGCGCCGCACCGCCCGTCGATCCCGCCAATGCCGCTGTTGCCGTCGATACTGCTTGCGATGTTGCATGCGCCGTCGTCAGCGCTGCGGCCTTCTGTTCTACCTGTTCCCACTGCACTGCCAGCGGCCCGGTCCAGCCTGCCGCACGCGCGCCTTCACGACGCGTCGCGCTGAAACGTCCATCGCGGGACGATGTGCCGGAAGTCCGCATCTCGATCCATCGTCCTTCAGAACGTTTCCCAGTCGGCATCCGACGTGGCTGCCACAGCCGCCTGGCGCGGCGCGGGTTCAGCCGCCGCGGCACTCGCCTTGCGCGCCACCGGTTCGGCGCGCGGGTGCGCTGCCGCTTCCGGCTTCGCGACGGCAGGTTGCGCGTGAACCGGCTTCGCGTGAGCGACGGCCGCCTTCACGCGGCTCTTCGCCGTGTTGGCCGTCGGTAGCGTCTTCGTTGCCTGCTGCGCGCCGCTCACGCGCCACTGTCCGATCACCGTCTGCAGCGAGCGCGTCTGCTCTTCGAGCGACGCCGCCGCAGCGGCAGCCTGTTCGACCAGCGCCGCATTCTGCTGCGTCACTTCGTCCATCTGCACGACGGCGCGGTTGACCTGTTCGATGCCGCCCGATTGCTCTTCCGACGCCGCGCTGATCTCGCCCATGATGTCCGTCACGCGGCGCACGGCCTGCACGATCTCGTCCATCGTCGTGCCGGCGCGGCCGACGAGCGCCGAGCCGCTCTGGACCTTGTCGACCGAGTCGCCGATCAGTTCCTTGATTTCCTTCGCCGCGCTCGCGCTGCGTTGCGCGAGGCTGCGCACTTCGCCTGCGACGACCGCGAAGCCGCGTCCCTGTTCACCGGCGCGGGCCGCTTCGACGGCTGCGTTCAGCGCGAGGATGTTGGTCTGGAAAGCAATGCCTTCGATCACGCTGATGATATCGACGACCTTGTTCGAGCTGGTCGCGATACCCTGCATCGTGCTCACCACCTGACCCACTACTTCGCCGCCGCGCGTCGCAATGTCCGACGCGTTGACGGCCAGCTGGCTCGCCTGACGCGCGTTGTCGGCGTTCTGCTTCACGGTGCCCGTCAGCTGCTCCATGCTCGACGCCGTTTCCTGTAGCGACGCGGCCTGCTGCTCGGTGCGCTGCGACAGGTCCGTGTTGCCCATGGCGATTTCGCGCGCACCCGTGTCGATCGACTCGACGCTCGTATGCACCGACCGGATCATGGTCGACAGGCTGTCCTGCATCACCTTGACGGCCTTGAACAGGCGGCCGATCTCATTGGTGCCCGACGCATCCACCTGTTGCGACAGGTCGCCCTTCGCGATGCGCTCGAAGCAGGTAATGGCATTATCCAGCGGCTGCACGATCATGCCGCGCATCGCGAAGCGGAGCGCCACTACCAGCACCAGCGCCACCACGATGACGCCGATAATCGCCGCGCGCAGCATCGACATCTGCGCGACGGTGTCCGCCTGCTGCTGTTCGGCGTGTGCCTGCAATGCCTTGGCGACGGGCGATGCCGCGTTGTCGTAGGCGACGAACATCGGGCTGATCTTCGTGTCGGCGATCGCGTGATAGCCGGACAGATCGCTGGCGCGCAGCGCCGTGAACTCGGGGTTCACGCCGTCGTTGATGAGCGCCGTGCGCTTCGCGACCACGGCGTCGATCAGCGACTGATCGATGCCATTCTTCGGCGTATTCAGAAACGCCTGCCAGCTTTCGTTCGATTTGCCGAGCAGTTCGGCTGCGCGGTCGAGCACCTGCTTCGATTGCTCGATCTCGCCTGCCGCCGTCAGCGCGTTGACGCGGTCGAGCGACAGGCGCGAGCGCAGCAGGAACGAACCCGAGTCGTTCAGCGTGCGGATCGCGACCATGTCGCCGTGCGCCATGCTGTCGAGCGCGTCGCCCGAACGGCTCAGCGCGGTGAGCCCGAGCGCCCCGACGATCACCGTCAGCCCAACGAGAATGATCCCCACGACGGTCAGCGTCGTCCGGATCGACCATCTGCTCAGCATTGTTGTACTCCCTGATTGCCTGAAGATGCCTGAAGATGATTCGTTACTTGCCCAGCGTTTCCGTCAGCGACATTTCCCGGCTGGTCATCAGCTTTTCGATGTCCATCAGGATCAGCATGCGGCCGTCGACCGTGCCGAGGCCCGTCAGATACTCCGCCGTCAGCGTCGCGCCGAATTCCGGCGCGGGCATGATCTGGTCGGTCGCGAGCGTCAGCACGTCCGACACGCCGTCCACGACCATGCCGACCACGCGGCCCGCAACGTTCAGAATGATCACCACCGTCTGATGGTCGTACTCGACGCGACCGAGGTGGAACTTGATGCGCATGTCGACGATCGGCACGATGATGCCGCGCAGATTGATGACGCCCTTGATGAACTCCGGCGCATTCGCGATCCGCGTCACGCTGTCGTAGCCGCGGATTTCCTGCACCTTCAGGATGTCGATGCCGTACTCTTCGGCGCCGAGCGTGAAGATCAGGAATTCCTGACCACTCGCGTCGGCTTGCGCGTCGCGGCGGCCGATCGAACCGGCTACGCCGTTCGAATTGATGGATTGGACTTCTGCCACGTTAGCCCCCAAACGGTTGGGATGAGTTGAATTTCAGTTTCAGGCGATCGCCAGCGACGCACTATGCGACGCACGCGTCTCGCGGTTCAGTGCCGCCACGTCCACGATCAGCGCGACGCTGCCGTCGCCGAGAATGGTCGCGGCTGAAATGCCGTGTACCTTGCGGTAGTTCGTTTCGAGGTTCTTCACCACCACCTGCTGCTGGCCGACCAGTTCGTCGATCAGCATCGCGAAGCGCCGTCCTTCCGTCTGCATGATGGTGACGATGCCCTGCGTCGGATCGGTGCGCGCGTCCTCGACGGAGAACACTTCGTGCAGCGCGACGAGCGGCAGATATTCGCCTCGCACGCGCACGACGCGCTCGCCGTTGGCCACCGTGTAGATGTCGTCGGCTTGCGGCTGCAGCGACTCCATCACGAAGTTCAGCGGCAGAATGAAAATCTCGCTGCCTACCTTCACCGACATGCCGTCGAGAATCGCGAGCGTCAGCGGCAACACGATGCGCGTCGTGCTGCCCTTGCCCGCATGCGACGTGATTTCGACGTGACCACCCATCGACTGGATGTTCCGCTTCACCACGTCCATGCCGACGCCGCGCCCCGAGACGTCCGTCACCTGCTCCGCCGTCGAGAAGCCCGGCAGGAAGATCAGGTTCCAGACTTCGTCGTCCGTCATCGTGTCGCTGACGGTGATGCCCTGCTTGGCGGCCTTCGCGAGAATCTTGTCGCGGCGCAGACCGGCGCCGTCGTCGCTGACTTCGAT
This is a stretch of genomic DNA from Paraburkholderia caribensis. It encodes these proteins:
- the cheD gene encoding chemoreceptor glutamine deamidase CheD produces the protein MSSTLPIATNLYYDNHFQRPGVKLLPNEFYTTSEDMVLVTVLGSCVAACIQDRTAGIGGMNHFMLPDDGADVAQAASDSMRYGAYAMEVLINELIKAGGRRERFEAKVFGGAAVLAGMTTMNIGDRNSEFVRRYLALEKIRIVAEDLEGKHPRKVAFMPRTGQVMVKKLRLQQEEGVAEREQALARQSAEERAERLAKARARVELFSSPAAAKPRIELFGSGGSAGANQASGTGAARPAGAKPRIELFGATGRPAQPNNARTVEEA
- a CDS encoding CheR family methyltransferase codes for the protein MMATRAQSRPERAEPGRSGEQARDFEFTSADFARIRELIHRSAGISLSDHKRDMAYSRLARRLRARGLDSFRQYLDMLEADNDPAEWEAFTNALTTNLTAFFREAHHFPILADFVARRPAPVSVWCSAASTGEEPYSIAMTLIEALGDHAARQATVLATDIDTQVLAKGEAGMYQFDQVKHLSPERLKRFFLKGTGAHAGMVKVRPEVRAMIRFEQLNLTDRDYRLNTQFDAIFCRNVMIYFDKPTQGQVLSRFEPLVKPGGLLFAGHSENFTYVTQAFRLRGQTVYELTRDGGTATAAGRAAQRATSGVPA
- a CDS encoding methyl-accepting chemotaxis protein, which translates into the protein MLSRWSIRTTLTVVGIILVGLTVIVGALGLTALSRSGDALDSMAHGDMVAIRTLNDSGSFLLRSRLSLDRVNALTAAGEIEQSKQVLDRAAELLGKSNESWQAFLNTPKNGIDQSLIDAVVAKRTALINDGVNPEFTALRASDLSGYHAIADTKISPMFVAYDNAASPVAKALQAHAEQQQADTVAQMSMLRAAIIGVIVVALVLVVALRFAMRGMIVQPLDNAITCFERIAKGDLSQQVDASGTNEIGRLFKAVKVMQDSLSTMIRSVHTSVESIDTGAREIAMGNTDLSQRTEQQAASLQETASSMEQLTGTVKQNADNARQASQLAVNASDIATRGGEVVGQVVSTMQGIATSSNKVVDIISVIEGIAFQTNILALNAAVEAARAGEQGRGFAVVAGEVRSLAQRSASAAKEIKELIGDSVDKVQSGSALVGRAGTTMDEIVQAVRRVTDIMGEISAASEEQSGGIEQVNRAVVQMDEVTQQNAALVEQAAAAAASLEEQTRSLQTVIGQWRVSGAQQATKTLPTANTAKSRVKAAVAHAKPVHAQPAVAKPEAAAHPRAEPVARKASAAAAEPAPRQAAVAATSDADWETF
- a CDS encoding chemotaxis protein CheW: MAEVQSINSNGVAGSIGRRDAQADASGQEFLIFTLGAEEYGIDILKVQEIRGYDSVTRIANAPEFIKGVINLRGIIVPIVDMRIKFHLGRVEYDHQTVVIILNVAGRVVGMVVDGVSDVLTLATDQIMPAPEFGATLTAEYLTGLGTVDGRMLILMDIEKLMTSREMSLTETLGK